A single genomic interval of Corylus avellana chromosome ca10, CavTom2PMs-1.0 harbors:
- the LOC132164364 gene encoding SHUGOSHIN 1-like, translating to MKGERVAKRSSLGSIMRKKLSDITNLQSHPKLRSQEDVQAEGISAPDKSFIDQLLKERITFLKLIAERNKVIEVSGAELQKLRVNCQKLQLQNWNLAQSNSHMLTELNLGREKLKALQHELVCKDALLKARNMELEGKMDLNCKKTVSKVGKEGAEQLLLEANDDDKTRNLNRRRTTRSRSMGPSTTYQKVVEKEKVDNKRRCLRRQSARFKSHEREPAEMLFEIEDAKYSVSQLLDNPIHEDGVPLNSSIRKEEEGEMCMQRNEGQVSQRSSIGRPLRKAAEKVQSYKEAPIKIKMRRAG from the exons ATGAAAGGTGAGAGAGTGGCGAAGAGATCGTCTTTGGGAAGCATTATGAGGAAGAAACTTTCCGACATTACGAACTTGCAGTCGCATCCCAAACTCCGGAGCCAAGAAGATGTGCAGGCGGAGGGGATTTCTGCGCCGGATAAGAGCTTCATTGACCAGCTGCTTAAG GAAAGAATCACTTTTCTCAAGCTTATCGCGGAGAGGAA TAAAGTAATCGAAGTAAGTGGAGCTGAGTTGCAGAAACTGCGAGTCAATTGTCAGAAATTGCAGCTGCAGAATTGGAACCTTGCTCAATCAAACAGCCATATGTTAACG GAACTTAATTTAGGAAGAGAGAAG CTAAAAGCACTTCAGCATGAGCTTGTGTGCAAGGATGCCTTACTTAAAGCAAGGAATATGGAACTCGAG GGAAAAATGGATCTGAACTGTAAAAAGACTGTCTCTAAG GTAGGAAAAGAGGGAGCAGAGCAGTTATTGCTTGAAGCTAATGATGATGACAAAACTCGTAATCTCAACAGAAGGCGCACCACAAGAAGTCGAT CTATGGGCCCTTCTACTACATACCAAAAAGTTGTAGAAAAAGAGAAGGTTGACAATAAAAG GCGTTGTTTGAGGAGGCAATCCGCTAGGTTTAAATCCCATGAGAGGGAGCCGGCCGAGATGTTATTCGAGATTGAAGATGCAAAATATTCAGTCAGTCAGTTGCTTGACAATCCTATACATGAAGATGGCGTTCCACTGAATTCATCTATCAGAAAGGAAGAGGAAGGGGAAATGTGTATGCAAAGAAATGAAGGACAAGTATCACAAAGGTCTTCAATTGGAAGACCATTGCGGAAAGCTGCTGAGAAAGTTCAATCCTACAAGGAAGCtcctatcaaaattaaaatgcGCAGGGCAGGGTGA